In Bicyclus anynana chromosome 22, ilBicAnyn1.1, whole genome shotgun sequence, the following proteins share a genomic window:
- the LOC112047372 gene encoding copper homeostasis protein cutC homolog has product MTVIEVCIDSLKSAYNAINGGADELELCSSLVEGGLTPSPGLVVEVVKLVNSKFYADNSKKPKVNIMIRCRGGSDFCYSEDEMKTMLSDIEVYKSFQVDRFVFGALTDKQEIDRTNCSRIIEKASPLPVTFHRAFDLTIDPKKAIEDIINLGFNRLLTSGKQSSADNNTAIELLTFLLENFGKNIEIMPGAGVNCDNVHIFGKIGFKIIHSSCKKTKHLPEIGNLCMGSNILYVTDEDLVRKMKKIEPCSRN; this is encoded by the exons atgacAGTGATAGAAGTTTGCATCGACAGCTTAAAATCAGCTTATAATGCAATCAATGGTGGTGCAGATGAGTTGGAGCTATGCAGTTCCCTGGTAGAAGGCGGGCTTACTCCTTCGCCAGGTCTAGTAGTAGAAGTTGTTAAGTTG GTAAATAGTAAATTCTATGCAGATAACTCCAAAAAG ccaaaagtaaatattatgatAAGATGCCGGGGAGGATCAGATTTTTGTTACTCAGAAGATGAAATGAAAACAATGCTTTCTGATATTGAAGTTTACAAAAGTTTCCAGGTTGACAGATTCGTCTTTGGAGCTCTAACTGACAAACAGGAGATAGATAGGACAAACTGTTCCAGAATTATAGAGAAAGCATCTCCATTACCTGTGACTTTTCATAGAGCTTTCGACCTAACTATAGATCCTAAAAAAGCTATAGAAGACATTATAAATCTTGGTTTCAATAGACTCTTAACTAGTGGGAAACAAAGTTCTGCCGATAACAATACAGCAATAGAACTTCTTACTTTTCTACTAGAAAATTTTGGtaaaaacattgaaataatGCCCGGTGCTGGTGTTAATTGTGACAATGTGCACATATTTGGTAAGATTGGATTCAAAATTATTCACAGTtcgtgtaaaaaaactaaacatttACCTGAAATAGGTAATTTGTGCATGGGCAGTAATATACTTTATGTGACTGATGAAGATTTAGTACGGAAGATGAAGAAAATTGAGCCTTGCTCCAGAAATTAA